The following coding sequences lie in one Lelliottia jeotgali genomic window:
- a CDS encoding Multimodular transpeptidase-transglycosylase: MAGNDREPIGRKGKPARPAKEKISRRRLRDEDYDDDYEDDDEDEPMPRKGKGKGGKPRGRRGWFWLLLKLFIVFVVLMAIYGVYLDQKIRSRIDGKVWQLPAAVYGRMVNLEPDMSISKNEMVKLLEATQYRQVTKMTRPGEFTVQAGSIEMIRRPFDFPDSKEGQVRARLTFDGDHLETIENLDSNRQFGFFRLDPRLITMLSSPNGEQRLFVARNGFPDLLVDTLLATEDRHFYEHDGVSLYSIGRAVLANLTAGRTVQGASTLTQQLVKNLFLSSERSYWRKANEAYMAVLMDARYSKDRILELYMNEVYLGQSGDNEIRGFPLASLYYFGRPVEELSLDQQALLVGMVKGASIYNPWRNPKLALERRNLVLRLLQQQQVIDQELYDMLSARPLGVQPRGGVISPQPAFMQMVRQELQTKLGDKVKDLSGVKIFTTFDSVAQDAAEKAAVDGIPALKKQRKLSDLETAMVVVDRYSGEVRAMVGGAEPQFAGYNRAMQARRSIGSLAKPATYLTALSQPNQYRLNTWIADAPIALRQPNGQVWSPQNDDKQFSGQVMLVDALTRSMNVPTVNLGMALGLPAITDTWEKLGVPKDQLHAVPAMILGALNLTPIEVAQAFQTIASGGNRAQLSAVRSVIAEDGTVLYQSFPQAERVVPAQAAYMTLWTMQQVVQRGTGRQLGAKYPGLHLAGKTGTTNNNVDTWFAGIDGREVVITWVGRDNNQPTKLYGASGAMSIYQRYLTNQSPVPLNLTPPEDIVDMGVDESGNFVCGGGMRTLPVWTDKPESLCQQSQPEQPTGNPFEQSQPQQQQPQQQQQPQNEKKDSDGVAGWIKDMFGSN, translated from the coding sequence ATGGCGGGGAATGACCGCGAGCCAATAGGACGTAAGGGTAAACCTGCGCGTCCGGCGAAGGAAAAAATCAGCCGTCGTCGCCTCAGAGATGAGGATTATGACGATGACTATGAAGACGATGATGAGGATGAGCCGATGCCACGCAAGGGTAAAGGCAAAGGGGGCAAACCTCGCGGCAGACGCGGCTGGTTCTGGCTGCTGCTGAAGCTGTTTATTGTATTTGTCGTTCTGATGGCAATTTATGGCGTGTATCTGGATCAGAAGATCCGCAGCCGTATCGACGGTAAAGTCTGGCAGTTGCCTGCGGCGGTCTATGGCCGCATGGTCAACCTTGAGCCAGACATGTCCATCAGCAAGAACGAAATGGTCAAACTGCTGGAAGCCACACAGTACCGCCAGGTGACGAAGATGACCCGTCCCGGCGAATTTACTGTGCAGGCGGGCAGCATTGAGATGATCCGTCGTCCGTTTGATTTCCCGGACAGTAAAGAGGGGCAGGTGCGCGCGCGTCTGACCTTTGACGGCGATCATCTGGAAACTATCGAAAACCTGGACAGCAACCGTCAGTTCGGTTTCTTCCGTCTCGATCCGCGCCTGATCACCATGCTCTCCTCGCCAAACGGCGAGCAGCGTCTGTTCGTGGCGCGTAATGGCTTCCCGGACTTGCTGGTGGATACTCTGCTGGCGACCGAAGACCGTCACTTCTACGAGCACGACGGCGTGAGCCTGTACTCGATTGGTCGTGCGGTACTGGCGAACCTGACGGCTGGCCGTACGGTGCAGGGGGCGAGTACCCTGACCCAGCAGCTGGTGAAAAACCTGTTCCTCTCCAGCGAACGCTCCTACTGGCGTAAGGCCAACGAAGCGTACATGGCTGTGCTGATGGACGCCCGCTACAGCAAAGATCGCATTCTTGAGCTGTATATGAACGAGGTGTACCTCGGTCAGAGTGGCGATAACGAGATTCGCGGCTTCCCGCTGGCGAGCCTGTACTACTTTGGTCGTCCGGTGGAAGAGCTGAGCCTCGACCAGCAGGCACTGCTGGTGGGCATGGTGAAGGGTGCGTCGATCTACAATCCGTGGCGCAACCCGAAACTGGCGCTGGAGCGTCGTAACCTGGTTCTGCGCTTGCTGCAACAGCAGCAGGTTATCGATCAGGAGCTGTACGACATGCTGAGTGCCCGTCCGCTGGGCGTTCAGCCGCGCGGCGGCGTGATTTCACCTCAGCCTGCGTTTATGCAGATGGTGCGTCAGGAGCTGCAAACTAAGCTCGGCGACAAAGTGAAAGATCTCTCCGGCGTGAAGATCTTTACCACCTTTGATTCCGTGGCGCAGGACGCCGCCGAGAAAGCCGCCGTTGACGGTATTCCGGCGCTGAAAAAACAGCGGAAGTTGAGCGATCTGGAAACCGCGATGGTGGTGGTCGATCGCTACAGCGGCGAAGTGCGTGCGATGGTTGGCGGGGCAGAGCCGCAGTTTGCGGGCTACAACCGTGCGATGCAGGCGCGTCGTTCGATTGGTTCCCTGGCCAAACCGGCGACGTATCTCACCGCGCTCAGCCAGCCGAATCAGTACCGACTGAACACCTGGATTGCCGATGCACCGATTGCGCTGCGTCAGCCGAACGGCCAGGTGTGGTCTCCGCAGAACGACGATAAACAGTTCAGCGGACAGGTGATGCTGGTGGATGCGTTAACGCGTTCCATGAACGTCCCGACGGTGAACCTCGGTATGGCGCTGGGTCTGCCAGCCATTACCGACACCTGGGAAAAACTGGGCGTGCCGAAAGATCAGCTTCATGCGGTTCCGGCAATGATTCTGGGGGCGCTGAACCTGACGCCAATCGAAGTGGCGCAGGCGTTCCAGACCATTGCCAGCGGCGGTAACCGCGCGCAGCTTTCTGCGGTGCGCTCGGTGATTGCCGAAGACGGCACGGTGCTGTATCAGAGCTTCCCTCAGGCGGAACGCGTGGTTCCGGCGCAGGCGGCGTACATGACGCTGTGGACCATGCAGCAGGTGGTGCAGCGCGGTACGGGTCGTCAGCTTGGCGCGAAATATCCGGGCCTGCATCTGGCGGGTAAAACCGGCACCACCAACAACAACGTCGATACCTGGTTCGCCGGTATTGATGGCCGTGAAGTGGTGATTACCTGGGTGGGACGCGACAACAACCAGCCGACCAAGCTGTACGGTGCGAGCGGGGCGATGTCGATTTACCAGCGCTACCTGACCAACCAGTCGCCGGTGCCGCTGAACCTGACACCGCCGGAAGATATCGTCGATATGGGCGTGGATGAATCGGGGAACTTCGTCTGCGGCGGCGGGATGCGAACGCTTCCGGTGTGGACGGACAAACCGGAATCCCTGTGCCAGCAAAGCCAGCCTGAACAGCCGACGGGCAATCCGTTTGAGCAGTCTCAGCCTCAACAGCAGCAGCCGCAGCAACAGCAGCAGCCGCAGAATGAGAAGAAAGACAGCGACGGCGTAGCGGGCTGGATCAAAGACATGTTCGGCAGTAACTAA
- a CDS encoding Ferric hydroxamate outer membrane receptor FhuA, translating into MSAFAHAAETTKKEETITVTAAPAATESAWGPAATIAARQSATGTKTDTPIQKVPQSISVVTAEEMALHQPRSVKEALSYTPGVAVGTRGASNTYDYLVIRGFAADGQSQNNYLDGMKMQGNFYNDAVIDPYMLERAEIMRGPVSVLYGKSSPGGLLNMVSKRPMTEPLKEIQFKVGTDSLFQTGFDFSDAIDDDGVYSYRLTGIARSNNAQQERAEEQRYAIAPSFSWRPDDKTNFTFLSYFQNEPETGYYGWLPKEGTVDPLPNGSRLPTDFNEGAKNNTYSRNQKMVGYSFDHEFNDTFTVRQNLRFAENKTSQNSVYGYGVCSDPANAGSKQCAALAPADKGHYLARKYVKDDEKLQNFTVDTQLQSKFATGAWDHTLLTGVDFMRMRNDINAWFGYDDSVPLLDLYNPVYTDFDFNSKDPATSGPYQILNRQKQTGLYVQDQAQWDKVLVTLGGRYDWADQESYNRVYNTTSKRDDTQFTWRGGVNYLFDNGVTPYFSYSESFEPASQTDAQGKLFSPSKGKQYEAGVKYVPSDRPIVLTGAIYQLTKTNNLMADPAGSFFSVEGGEIRSRGVEIEAKAALSASVNVVGSYTYTDAEYTTDTNYKGNTPAQVPKHMASLWGDYTFFDGALSGLTVGTGGRLTGSSYGDPANSFKVGSYTVVDALVRYDLARFGMAGSNVAVHVNNLLDREYVASCFNTYGCFWGAERQVVATATFRF; encoded by the coding sequence ATGTCTGCTTTTGCACATGCGGCTGAAACCACGAAAAAAGAAGAAACGATTACTGTAACGGCGGCTCCTGCTGCGACAGAAAGTGCATGGGGCCCGGCGGCAACGATCGCGGCACGTCAGTCTGCGACCGGCACCAAAACCGATACTCCGATTCAGAAAGTTCCACAGTCTATTTCTGTGGTGACCGCCGAAGAGATGGCACTGCACCAGCCGCGCTCGGTGAAAGAGGCGTTGAGCTACACCCCTGGTGTTGCGGTTGGTACGCGCGGTGCGTCCAACACTTATGACTATCTGGTAATTCGCGGTTTTGCCGCTGATGGTCAGAGCCAGAACAACTACCTCGACGGTATGAAGATGCAGGGCAACTTCTATAACGACGCGGTAATCGACCCTTATATGCTGGAGCGCGCTGAAATCATGCGCGGTCCGGTTTCCGTTCTGTACGGAAAAAGCAGCCCAGGCGGTTTGTTGAATATGGTGAGTAAGCGTCCGATGACGGAACCGCTGAAAGAGATCCAGTTCAAAGTCGGCACCGACAGCCTGTTCCAGACTGGGTTTGACTTCAGCGATGCGATTGATGATGACGGCGTGTATTCCTACCGCCTGACCGGTATCGCGCGTTCGAATAATGCCCAGCAGGAGCGTGCAGAAGAGCAGCGTTATGCCATCGCGCCATCGTTCTCCTGGCGCCCGGATGACAAAACCAACTTCACCTTCCTCTCTTATTTCCAGAACGAACCGGAAACCGGTTATTACGGCTGGTTGCCAAAAGAAGGGACGGTTGATCCGCTACCGAACGGTAGCCGTCTGCCAACCGATTTCAACGAAGGTGCGAAGAACAATACCTACTCCCGTAACCAGAAAATGGTGGGGTACAGCTTCGACCACGAATTCAACGATACCTTCACTGTGCGTCAGAACCTGCGCTTTGCCGAGAACAAAACCTCGCAAAACAGCGTCTACGGTTACGGCGTTTGCTCCGATCCGGCGAACGCAGGCAGCAAGCAGTGCGCGGCATTAGCGCCAGCGGACAAAGGTCATTACCTGGCACGTAAGTACGTGAAGGATGACGAGAAGCTGCAAAACTTCACCGTCGATACCCAGTTGCAAAGCAAATTTGCCACCGGCGCGTGGGACCACACCCTGCTGACCGGCGTTGACTTTATGCGTATGCGTAACGACATCAACGCCTGGTTCGGTTACGACGACTCCGTGCCGTTGCTGGATCTCTACAACCCGGTGTATACCGATTTCGATTTCAATTCGAAAGATCCGGCGACATCAGGTCCGTATCAGATCCTGAATCGCCAGAAGCAAACGGGTCTGTACGTACAGGATCAGGCGCAGTGGGATAAAGTGCTGGTCACTCTGGGCGGTCGTTATGACTGGGCCGATCAGGAATCCTACAACCGTGTTTACAACACCACATCCAAGCGTGACGATACTCAGTTTACCTGGCGTGGCGGCGTTAACTACCTGTTTGATAACGGCGTAACCCCGTACTTTAGCTACAGCGAATCCTTCGAACCGGCTTCTCAGACCGATGCGCAGGGTAAACTGTTCTCACCTTCTAAAGGTAAGCAGTACGAAGCGGGCGTGAAATACGTGCCGAGCGATCGTCCAATCGTGTTGACCGGTGCTATTTACCAGCTGACCAAAACCAACAATCTGATGGCTGATCCTGCGGGCTCATTCTTCTCCGTTGAAGGCGGCGAAATCCGTTCACGCGGCGTGGAAATCGAAGCCAAAGCGGCGCTGTCTGCAAGTGTTAACGTGGTCGGCTCTTACACCTATACCGATGCTGAGTACACCACTGACACCAACTACAAAGGCAACACCCCAGCGCAGGTGCCAAAACACATGGCTTCCCTGTGGGGCGACTACACCTTCTTTGATGGCGCGCTGTCTGGCCTGACCGTCGGTACCGGCGGACGTCTGACCGGTTCCAGCTACGGCGACCCGGCGAACTCCTTCAAAGTGGGCAGTTACACCGTTGTCGATGCCCTGGTACGCTACGATCTGGCGCGCTTCGGCATGGCGGGCTCTAACGTCGCGGTTCACGTCAACAACCTGTTGGATCGTGAATACGTCGCGAGCTGCTTCAACACCTACGGCTGCTTCTGGGGTGCTGAACGCCAGGTTGTCGCCACGGCGACCTTCCGCTTCTAA
- a CDS encoding Ferric hydroxamate ABC transporter, with protein MQENKTHSDTTFALDNTSFRVPGRTLLHPLSLTFPVGKVTGLIGHNGSGKSTLLKMLGRHQPPSEGEILLDGQPLDSWKSKAFARKVAYLPQQLPQAEGMTVRELVAIGRYPWHGALGRFGVADREKVEEAIALVGLKPLAHRLVDSLSGGERQRAWIAMLVAQDSNCLLLDEPTSALDIAHQVDVLALIHRLSQQKGLTVIAVLHDINMAARYCDYLVALRGGEMIAQGTPAELMRGETLELIYGIPMGILPHPAGAAPVSFVY; from the coding sequence ATGCAGGAAAATAAAACGCACTCCGATACCACGTTTGCGCTTGATAACACCTCCTTTCGCGTCCCTGGACGCACACTGCTGCATCCGCTCTCTTTGACATTCCCTGTCGGTAAAGTCACAGGCCTTATTGGTCACAACGGTTCTGGTAAATCCACATTGCTCAAAATGTTGGGTCGCCATCAGCCGCCTTCCGAAGGGGAGATCCTGCTCGACGGACAGCCGCTCGACAGCTGGAAAAGCAAAGCGTTTGCCCGCAAGGTCGCCTATCTGCCGCAGCAACTGCCGCAGGCTGAAGGGATGACCGTGCGCGAGCTGGTGGCGATTGGACGTTATCCGTGGCACGGCGCGCTCGGACGTTTTGGGGTGGCTGACAGAGAGAAAGTGGAAGAGGCGATCGCACTGGTGGGATTAAAACCACTGGCGCACCGTCTGGTGGATAGCCTTTCGGGCGGCGAGCGCCAGCGCGCGTGGATTGCGATGCTGGTGGCGCAGGACAGCAACTGCCTGCTGCTCGACGAACCAACCTCGGCGCTGGACATCGCTCATCAGGTGGATGTTCTGGCCTTGATTCATCGCCTCAGCCAGCAGAAAGGGCTGACGGTGATTGCCGTTCTGCACGATATCAACATGGCCGCGCGCTACTGCGATTATCTGGTGGCCCTGCGCGGCGGCGAGATGATTGCCCAGGGCACGCCTGCTGAGCTGATGCGCGGCGAGACGCTGGAACTGATCTACGGTATTCCAATGGGTATCCTGCCGCATCCGGCAGGGGCTGCACCGGTGAGCTTTGTGTATTGA
- a CDS encoding iron-hydroxamate transporter substrate-binding subunit produces the protein MLDPTLISRRRLLTALALSPLLLKMNTARAAAIDPHRIVALEWLPVELMLALGIAPYGVADIPNYNMWVNEPKIPASTIDIGLRTEPNLELLTQMKPSYLVWSAGYGPSPETLARIAPGRGFTFSDGKKPLTMARHSINEMAQLLDREAAAKEHLDHFDRFIDALKPRFAARGDRPLLMVTLLDARHVLVFGKNCLFQEVLDRFNIPNAWEGEMTFWGSTTVGIDRLAQFRDVDVLCFDHGNDREMQSLMATPLWQAMPFVREQRFQRVPAVWFYGATLSAMHFARVLDGALGGKV, from the coding sequence ATGCTGGATCCAACTTTGATAAGTCGCCGTCGATTACTGACGGCGCTGGCGCTTTCGCCACTGCTGTTAAAAATGAATACCGCGCGCGCGGCAGCCATCGATCCGCACCGCATCGTGGCGCTGGAATGGCTCCCGGTTGAGCTGATGCTGGCCCTGGGCATCGCGCCCTACGGTGTGGCGGATATTCCTAACTACAACATGTGGGTCAACGAGCCGAAAATCCCGGCCTCGACCATCGACATCGGTCTGCGCACCGAGCCGAATCTCGAGCTGCTGACGCAGATGAAACCCTCTTATCTGGTCTGGTCTGCGGGCTACGGTCCTTCACCAGAAACGCTGGCGCGTATTGCGCCGGGCCGAGGTTTTACTTTCAGCGACGGTAAAAAACCGCTGACCATGGCGCGTCACTCGATCAACGAAATGGCCCAGCTTCTGGACCGCGAAGCGGCGGCAAAAGAGCACCTCGACCATTTCGACCGTTTTATCGACGCGCTCAAACCACGTTTTGCCGCGCGTGGCGACCGTCCGTTGCTAATGGTCACGCTGCTCGATGCGCGTCATGTGCTGGTGTTTGGCAAAAACTGCCTGTTCCAGGAAGTGCTCGATCGTTTCAATATTCCGAATGCCTGGGAAGGGGAGATGACCTTCTGGGGCAGCACCACCGTAGGCATCGATCGTCTGGCGCAGTTCCGCGATGTGGATGTGCTCTGTTTCGATCATGGCAATGACCGCGAGATGCAAAGCCTGATGGCGACGCCGCTGTGGCAGGCGATGCCGTTCGTGCGCGAGCAGCGTTTCCAGCGCGTGCCTGCGGTGTGGTTCTACGGAGCGACGCTGTCAGCAATGCACTTTGCCCGCGTGCTTGACGGCGCGCTGGGAGGCAAGGTATGA
- a CDS encoding Ferric hydroxamate ABC transporter encodes MKSRIAPFPALLLSVVFVAALILTWSNLSIALPRGQWGQAFSVPDIDNIQQMLFHYSLLPRLAISLLVGAGLGLAGVLFQQVLRNPLAEPTTLGVATGAQLGITITTLWALPGALTSQFAALAGACVVGALVFGVAWGKRLSPVTLILAGLVVSLYCGAINQLLVLFHHDQLQSMFLWSTGTLTQTDWSIVQRLWPQLIGGVLLTLLLLRPLTLMGLDDGVARNLGLALSLARLAALTLAIVLSALLVNAVGIIGFIGLFAPLLAKMLGARRLLSRLMLAPLIGALILWLSDQIILWLARVWMEVSTGSVTALIGAPLLLWLLPRLRSMNAPAMDAGDKVYAERQHIQWFVLTGLIVLLIVAYIALSLGRDASGWHWATGPMLDELMQWRWPRIFSALIAGVMLAVAGCIIQRLTGNPMASPEVLGISSGAAFGVVMMLFFVPGDAFGWLMPAGSIGAAATLMIIMIAAGRGGFSPHRMLLAGMALSTAFTMLLMMLQASGDPRMAQILTWISGSTYKATGAQVFHSGIAMVVLLAITPLLRRWMTILPLGGETARAVGVALTPSRVGLLLLAACLTAVATMTIGPLSFVGLMAPHIARMMGFRRTMPHIVMSALVGGMMLVIADWLGRMVLFPYQIPAGLLSTFIGAPYFIYLLRKQSR; translated from the coding sequence ATGAAGTCACGGATCGCACCATTCCCGGCGCTGTTATTGAGCGTCGTTTTCGTCGCCGCACTGATCTTAACCTGGTCAAATCTGTCGATTGCGCTGCCGCGCGGGCAGTGGGGCCAGGCGTTCTCCGTACCGGATATCGATAACATCCAGCAGATGCTGTTCCACTACAGCCTGTTGCCGCGTCTGGCCATTTCCTTACTGGTGGGCGCGGGGCTGGGGCTGGCCGGCGTGCTGTTCCAGCAGGTGTTGCGTAACCCACTGGCGGAACCGACGACGCTCGGCGTCGCCACTGGCGCACAGCTCGGAATTACGATTACCACGCTCTGGGCGCTGCCCGGCGCACTCACCAGCCAGTTTGCTGCGCTGGCGGGGGCCTGCGTGGTGGGCGCGCTGGTGTTTGGCGTGGCGTGGGGGAAACGACTTTCTCCGGTGACACTGATTCTGGCCGGTCTGGTGGTGAGTCTCTACTGCGGAGCGATCAACCAGCTGCTGGTGCTGTTCCATCACGACCAGCTGCAAAGCATGTTCCTGTGGAGTACCGGGACGCTGACGCAGACCGACTGGAGTATCGTGCAGCGTCTGTGGCCGCAGCTGATCGGCGGCGTATTACTGACCTTGCTGCTGCTGCGCCCGCTGACCCTGATGGGGCTGGACGACGGCGTGGCGCGTAATCTGGGACTGGCCCTTTCGCTGGCGCGCCTCGCGGCACTGACGCTGGCGATTGTGCTCAGCGCCCTGCTGGTGAATGCGGTCGGGATCATCGGCTTTATTGGGCTGTTTGCACCGCTGCTGGCGAAGATGCTCGGCGCACGTCGTCTGCTGTCGCGCCTGATGCTGGCCCCGCTGATCGGGGCGCTGATCCTCTGGCTTTCCGATCAAATTATTCTCTGGCTGGCCCGCGTGTGGATGGAAGTCTCGACCGGCTCCGTGACTGCCCTGATTGGTGCGCCGCTGCTGCTGTGGCTGCTGCCGCGCTTGCGCAGTATGAACGCTCCGGCGATGGACGCTGGCGATAAAGTTTACGCCGAGCGTCAGCATATTCAGTGGTTCGTTCTGACGGGCCTGATTGTGCTGCTGATCGTCGCGTACATTGCGCTCTCTCTGGGGCGTGACGCCAGCGGCTGGCACTGGGCGACCGGCCCGATGCTGGATGAACTTATGCAGTGGCGCTGGCCGCGTATTTTCTCCGCGCTGATCGCAGGCGTGATGCTGGCGGTGGCAGGGTGCATTATTCAGCGTCTGACCGGCAACCCGATGGCCAGCCCGGAAGTGTTAGGGATCAGCTCCGGCGCAGCGTTTGGCGTGGTGATGATGCTGTTCTTCGTGCCGGGCGACGCCTTTGGCTGGCTGATGCCCGCGGGCAGTATCGGTGCCGCCGCGACGCTGATGATCATTATGATTGCCGCCGGGCGTGGGGGATTTTCTCCGCACCGGATGCTGCTCGCCGGTATGGCGTTGAGCACTGCGTTTACCATGTTGCTGATGATGCTCCAGGCCAGCGGCGATCCGCGAATGGCGCAGATCCTGACCTGGATTTCCGGGTCGACCTACAAAGCGACAGGCGCGCAGGTGTTCCATTCCGGGATCGCCATGGTGGTGTTGCTGGCGATTACTCCGCTATTACGTCGCTGGATGACCATTTTGCCACTGGGCGGTGAAACCGCGCGGGCGGTTGGGGTTGCGCTGACGCCGTCGCGGGTGGGATTGTTGCTACTGGCCGCCTGTCTGACCGCCGTCGCCACCATGACCATTGGCCCGCTGAGCTTTGTCGGTCTGATGGCGCCACACATCGCGCGCATGATGGGCTTCCGTCGCACGATGCCGCATATCGTCATGTCGGCGCTGGTCGGTGGGATGATGCTGGTGATTGCCGACTGGCTGGGCAGGATGGTGCTGTTCCCGTATCAGATTCCGGCAGGGCTACTATCGACCTTCATTGGGGCGCCGTACTTTATTTATTTGCTCAGGAAGCAGAGCAGATAA
- a CDS encoding Glutamate-1-semialdehyde aminotransferase, with product MSKSENLYSAARELIPGGVNSPVRAFTGVGGTPLFIERADGAYLYDVDGKAYIDYVGSWGPMVLGHNHPTIRNAVIEAAQRGLSFGAPTEMEVKMAELVTELVPTMDMVRMVNSGTEATMSAIRLARGFTGRDKIIKFEGCYHGHADCLLVKAGSGALTLGQPNSPGVPADFAKHTLTCTYNDLDTVRAAFEQYPQEVACIIVEPVAGNMNCIPPQPEFLPGLRALCDEFGALLIIDEVMTGFRVALAGAQSYYDVEPDLTCLGKIIGGGMPVGAFGGRKDVMEALAPTGPVYQAGTLSGNPIAMAAGFACLTEVAQPGIHETLTERTTQLANGLLEAAEEKGIPLVVNHVGGMFGIFFTDAETVTSYQDVVKCDVERFKRFFHLMLEEGVYLAPSAFEAGFMSVAHSEEDINNTIDAARKVFAKL from the coding sequence ATGAGTAAGTCTGAAAACCTCTACAGTGCTGCACGCGAGCTAATCCCAGGCGGGGTCAACTCTCCCGTTCGCGCCTTTACCGGCGTCGGCGGCACGCCGCTGTTTATCGAACGTGCGGACGGCGCGTATCTGTACGATGTGGATGGCAAAGCCTATATCGATTATGTCGGCTCCTGGGGTCCGATGGTGCTGGGTCATAACCACCCAACCATTCGCAATGCGGTGATTGAAGCGGCGCAGCGCGGTCTGAGTTTCGGCGCACCGACCGAGATGGAAGTCAAAATGGCGGAGCTGGTGACCGAACTGGTCCCGACTATGGACATGGTACGCATGGTGAACTCCGGTACGGAAGCGACCATGAGCGCGATTCGTCTGGCGCGTGGCTTTACCGGCCGCGACAAAATCATCAAATTCGAAGGCTGCTACCACGGTCACGCCGATTGCCTGCTGGTGAAAGCCGGTTCCGGCGCGCTGACCCTCGGCCAGCCGAACTCTCCGGGCGTTCCGGCAGATTTCGCCAAACACACTCTGACCTGCACCTATAACGATCTGGACACGGTTCGTGCCGCCTTCGAGCAGTACCCGCAGGAAGTGGCCTGCATCATCGTGGAACCGGTCGCGGGTAACATGAACTGCATCCCGCCGCAGCCAGAATTCCTGCCGGGCCTGCGCGCCCTGTGCGACGAATTCGGCGCACTGCTGATCATCGACGAAGTGATGACTGGCTTCCGCGTGGCGCTGGCGGGCGCACAATCTTATTACGACGTGGAACCAGACCTGACGTGTCTGGGCAAAATCATCGGCGGCGGTATGCCGGTGGGCGCGTTTGGCGGACGTAAAGACGTGATGGAAGCTCTGGCGCCGACCGGCCCGGTTTATCAGGCGGGAACGCTGTCCGGCAACCCGATTGCGATGGCCGCCGGTTTCGCCTGTCTGACCGAAGTGGCGCAGCCAGGAATTCACGAAACCCTGACCGAACGGACCACGCAGCTGGCTAACGGTCTGCTGGAAGCCGCAGAAGAGAAAGGCATTCCGTTGGTGGTGAACCATGTCGGCGGTATGTTCGGGATTTTCTTCACCGATGCGGAAACCGTGACGAGTTATCAGGACGTGGTGAAGTGCGACGTTGAGCGCTTTAAGCGTTTCTTCCATCTGATGCTGGAAGAAGGTGTGTATCTGGCACCGTCGGCGTTCGAAGCAGGCTTTATGTCAGTCGCGCACAGCGAAGAAGATATCAACAACACCATCGACGCGGCGCGTAAGGTGTTTGCGAAGCTTTGA